A genomic window from Pyxicephalus adspersus chromosome 2, UCB_Pads_2.0, whole genome shotgun sequence includes:
- the MTERF2 gene encoding transcription termination factor 2, mitochondrial, giving the protein MLKTIVSTVIRCHNGVWRTPFQCRHFYIPIMGFSRTYTTSKSGTIGEENQNTLENLYKLSVNIKKIRRLKGWVLCKEVAYVEETAEILKSMGANSTMVANILESCPEAFLQEPAEIKVQKSIWNLVCPKDQELIAIIEKFPDSFFGFKSLKNQQDNIRYFHDLGLGNKIVCRLLTSAPQIFCNQIEDNKKMINALEENYCSLGGTKENFKTWLMKLLSQDPFVVTKSSSTLKENVKFLQSLGFRDAEVLKLLSNLKGFIFDMTCSNIKLGVLFTKTTFDCSDEELRQLVMKCPALLYYSVPLLEERLKHLLREGATVSQVKECPNVLELTPQIIQFRATKVKQLGRQIKDQNLEVLNGTKKDFEANFVKLQLRRERPLFNPVAPLNVDE; this is encoded by the coding sequence ATGCTGAAAACTATTGTCAGTACTGTTATAAGGTGCCACAATGGGGTGTGGAGAACACCTTTtcaatgcagacatttttatatacCCATCATGGGATTTAGCAGGACATATACTACTTCAAAATCAGGAACAATTGGGGAGGAAAATCAAAATACACTCGAGAACCTTTATAAACTATCTGTCAATATTAAAAAGATTCGCCGGTTGAAAGGTTGGGTTCTTTGTAAGGAGGTGGCTTATGTCGAAGAGACAGCTGAGATTTTGAAGAGTATGGGAGCAAATTCCACAATGGTGGCCAATATCCTAGAATCTTGTCCTGAGGCTTTTCTACAGGAACCTGCAGAGATCAAGGTCCAAAAGTCCATATGGAACTTAGTCTGTCCTAAAGATCAGGAGCTGATTGCAATTATCGAGAAGTTTCCAGATTCTTTCTTTGGTTTTAAGAGTCTTAAAAACCAACAAGACAACATCAGATACTTTCATGATCTGGGACTTGGCAACAAAATCGTTTGCAGGCTGTTAACAAGCGCTCCGCAAATCTTTTGTAATCAGATTGAAGACAATAAGAAAATGATCAATGCTCTGGAAGAAAATTACTGTAGTCTGGGaggaacaaaagaaaactttaaaacttgGTTAATGAAATTGTTAAGTCAAGATCCATTTGTGGTGACCAAGTCCTCTTCGACTTTGAAGGAGAATGTGAAATTTCTACAGAGTTTAGGATTTAGAGATGCAGAAGTTTTGAAACTTTTATCCAACCTTAAAGGGTTTATCTTCGACATGACCTGCAGCAACATAAAATTGGGTGTTCTGTTTACAAAAACTACATTTGACTGTAGCGATGAAGAGCTAAGGCAGCTAGTTATGAAATGTCCGGCTCTTCTTTATTATTCCGTTCCGCTGCTGGAAGAGAGATTGAAACATTTACTCCGAGAAGGCGCCACTGTAAGCCAAGTTAAGGAGTGTCCCAACGTTTTAGAGCTCACTCCACAAATTATACAGTTCAGAGCTACAAAAGTCAAACAGTTAGGTCGGCAAATAAAGGATCAAAACTTGGAGGTACTTAATGGGACTAAGAAAGATTTTGAAGCCAATTTTGTCAAGTTGCAGTTGCGAAGAGAAAGACCTTTATTTAACCCTGTTGCCCCATTGAATGTGGACGAATGA